One region of Trinickia violacea genomic DNA includes:
- the mreC gene encoding rod shape-determining protein MreC yields MEYSPPPLFKQGPSALARLVFFVVLALALLVSDARFKTLDIVRGVLGAGLYPLQRAALVPRDVFMGAADLAVTSTTLRTENQKLTARNLQLSLQANQVAGLEAENAHLRALLDLSKQITTHAVPAEIQYDTSDPFTQKVVIGVGSHQDVQNGSPVVNENGVVGQVTRVYPMQSEVTLLTDKDQAVPVQVVRTGLRSVIYGTPKGEALEMRFVPISADVLAGDELVTSGLDGVYPPGLPVAKVARVDKLADTAFARVVCEPVATVRGAKQFLVLHYQSNVPPRPAEPEAASAAAGKDAKGKKAVKAADKTAAKPSDNAADKTAAKPADKTDGKTPAKSADKAPEKIAEKTADKNAKAPAADKAMAASGGKR; encoded by the coding sequence ATGGAATACAGTCCGCCGCCTCTTTTCAAGCAAGGCCCGTCTGCGCTCGCGCGACTGGTCTTTTTCGTCGTGCTCGCGCTCGCGCTGCTCGTCTCCGATGCGCGGTTCAAGACGCTCGACATCGTGCGCGGCGTGCTCGGCGCGGGGCTCTACCCGCTGCAGCGCGCGGCCCTCGTGCCTCGCGACGTCTTCATGGGCGCGGCCGATCTCGCGGTCACCAGCACCACGCTGCGCACGGAAAACCAGAAGCTCACCGCGCGCAACCTGCAGCTCTCGCTGCAAGCGAATCAAGTTGCCGGGCTCGAAGCCGAAAATGCGCATCTGCGCGCGCTTTTGGATCTGTCCAAGCAGATCACGACGCACGCCGTCCCCGCCGAAATCCAGTACGACACGAGCGATCCGTTCACGCAGAAAGTCGTGATCGGCGTCGGGTCGCATCAGGATGTTCAGAACGGTTCGCCGGTCGTGAACGAAAACGGTGTCGTCGGCCAGGTCACGCGCGTGTACCCGATGCAGTCGGAAGTGACGCTCCTCACCGACAAGGACCAGGCCGTGCCGGTGCAAGTCGTGCGCACCGGTCTGCGCAGCGTGATCTACGGCACGCCGAAGGGCGAGGCGCTCGAAATGCGCTTCGTGCCGATCAGCGCCGATGTGCTCGCCGGCGACGAACTCGTGACGAGCGGCCTCGACGGCGTCTATCCGCCCGGGCTGCCGGTGGCGAAGGTGGCGCGCGTCGACAAGCTCGCCGATACCGCGTTCGCCCGCGTCGTCTGCGAGCCGGTCGCCACCGTGCGCGGCGCGAAGCAGTTCCTCGTGCTGCACTATCAGAGCAACGTGCCGCCGCGTCCGGCGGAGCCGGAAGCGGCGTCCGCGGCAGCGGGCAAGGACGCCAAGGGCAAGAAAGCCGTGAAAGCCGCCGACAAAACTGCGGCCAAGCCGAGCGATAACGCCGCAGACAAAACCGCCGCGAAGCCTGCCGACAAGACCGACGGCAAAACCCCCGCCAAGAGCGCGGACAAGGCCCCGGAAAAGATCGCTGAAAAGACCGCCGACAAGAACGCGAAGGCGCCGGCCGCCGACAAAGCGATGGCCGCCTCGGGAGGCAAGCGATGA
- the mrdA gene encoding penicillin-binding protein 2: MTEFKDTQQQLSRFRVRVALAGLFTLVCFGLLVLRFLNLQVWHYSKYSLQAEENRISVAPIVPNRGIITDRNGVVLARNYSAYTLEITPSKIDDTLDNVIEKLSTVITIDQRDRRRFKKLLEDSKNFESLPIRTRLTDDEVAKFTAQRFRFPGVDVRARLFRQYPLGMTAAHVIGYIGRISQRDQERIDDISDQNDSDPDHYDPRLDANNYKGTDYIGKIGVEQSYETELHGMTGFEEVEVTAGGRPVRTLSRTQATPGNNLVLSIDIGLQQVAEEAFAGKRGALVAIEPSTGDVLAFVSSPSFDPNSFVDGIDQQTWDDLNNSPDHPLLNRPLHGTYPPGSTYKPFMALAALTLHKRTPQWGFQDPGSYTFGGHTFRNDVPQGQGWIDMNRAIMVSNDTYFYMLAHDLGVNAIANFMKPWGFGQITGIDIAGEARGVLPSTDWKKKAYRKPEQQRWYEGETISLGIGQGYNSYTILQLAHATATLANNGVVMKPHLVKEIENPISHQLRLTVPKDNGRIDVTQSDIDVVKRGMINVTTNQSGTAYQVFRDAPYVTAGKTGTAQVFSLQGAKYHGHLLDERLRDHALFIAFAPADNPQIAVALVVENGGWGAQAAGPIARRVLDFWLLQRQKPGVEAAAVAAAASATQGIIGPVIGASDAADGSAPVVKVAAGFTALPSPVPPKSASDVAASDAAASGAAGADAASGAANTAGASSAAAVGATAASGASSTAVTTSAKKTKSALGASSASDASASGAAAAAPAKKPRKPRPASEPPDVAIAPPSRDENSPSAAPSTPASSGIDD; this comes from the coding sequence ATGACCGAATTCAAGGACACCCAGCAACAGCTCTCCCGGTTCCGCGTGCGCGTCGCGCTGGCCGGGCTGTTCACGCTTGTCTGCTTCGGCCTCCTCGTACTGCGCTTTCTGAACCTGCAGGTCTGGCACTACAGCAAATACTCGCTGCAGGCCGAGGAAAACCGCATTTCCGTCGCGCCGATCGTGCCGAACCGCGGCATCATCACCGACCGCAACGGCGTCGTGCTCGCCAGGAACTACTCGGCGTACACGCTGGAAATCACGCCGTCGAAGATCGACGACACGCTCGACAACGTCATCGAGAAGCTCTCGACCGTCATCACGATCGACCAGCGCGACCGCCGCCGTTTCAAGAAGCTGCTCGAAGACTCGAAGAACTTCGAGAGCCTGCCGATCCGCACGCGCCTCACCGACGACGAAGTCGCGAAGTTCACCGCGCAGCGTTTCCGCTTCCCGGGCGTCGACGTGCGCGCGCGCCTGTTCCGCCAATATCCGCTCGGCATGACCGCCGCGCACGTGATCGGCTACATCGGCCGGATCTCGCAGCGCGACCAGGAGCGCATCGACGATATCAGCGACCAGAACGACAGCGATCCGGACCACTACGATCCGCGCCTCGACGCGAACAACTACAAGGGCACCGACTACATCGGCAAGATCGGCGTCGAGCAGAGCTACGAGACCGAGCTGCACGGCATGACCGGCTTCGAGGAAGTCGAAGTGACGGCGGGCGGGCGGCCCGTGCGCACGCTCTCGCGCACGCAGGCGACACCGGGCAACAACCTCGTGCTGTCGATCGACATCGGCTTGCAGCAAGTCGCCGAGGAGGCGTTCGCGGGCAAGCGCGGCGCGCTCGTCGCGATCGAGCCGTCGACGGGCGACGTGCTCGCGTTCGTGTCGTCGCCGAGTTTCGATCCGAATTCGTTCGTCGACGGCATCGATCAGCAGACCTGGGACGACCTCAACAACTCGCCCGACCATCCGCTCCTGAACCGGCCGCTGCACGGCACGTATCCGCCGGGCTCGACTTACAAGCCGTTCATGGCGCTCGCCGCGCTGACGCTGCACAAGCGCACGCCGCAGTGGGGCTTCCAGGACCCCGGCTCGTACACGTTCGGCGGCCACACGTTCCGCAACGACGTGCCGCAGGGCCAGGGCTGGATCGACATGAACCGCGCGATCATGGTGTCGAACGACACCTACTTCTACATGCTCGCGCACGATCTCGGCGTCAACGCGATCGCCAACTTCATGAAGCCGTGGGGCTTCGGGCAGATCACCGGCATCGATATCGCGGGCGAAGCGCGCGGCGTGCTGCCGTCGACCGACTGGAAGAAGAAGGCGTATCGCAAACCCGAGCAGCAGCGCTGGTACGAAGGCGAGACGATCAGCCTCGGGATCGGCCAGGGCTACAACTCGTACACGATCCTGCAGCTCGCGCACGCGACGGCGACGCTCGCGAACAACGGCGTCGTCATGAAGCCGCACTTGGTGAAGGAAATCGAGAATCCGATCTCCCACCAGTTGCGTTTGACCGTGCCGAAGGACAACGGCCGGATTGACGTCACGCAATCCGACATCGACGTCGTCAAGCGCGGCATGATCAACGTGACGACCAATCAGTCCGGCACCGCCTATCAAGTCTTCCGCGACGCGCCGTACGTGACGGCCGGCAAGACGGGTACCGCGCAGGTGTTCTCGCTGCAAGGTGCGAAGTACCACGGCCATTTGCTGGACGAGCGTCTGCGGGACCACGCGCTGTTCATCGCGTTCGCTCCCGCCGACAATCCGCAGATCGCGGTCGCGCTGGTCGTCGAAAACGGCGGCTGGGGCGCACAGGCGGCCGGCCCGATCGCACGCCGCGTGCTCGACTTCTGGCTGCTCCAGCGACAGAAGCCGGGCGTGGAAGCGGCGGCGGTCGCGGCGGCGGCTTCGGCGACGCAGGGCATCATCGGGCCGGTGATCGGCGCGTCGGACGCGGCCGACGGCTCGGCGCCGGTGGTCAAGGTGGCTGCCGGGTTCACGGCGCTGCCGTCTCCGGTGCCGCCGAAGAGCGCGTCTGATGTTGCGGCTTCCGATGCTGCCGCATCGGGCGCGGCCGGTGCGGACGCAGCCTCCGGCGCCGCGAATACCGCAGGCGCTTCGAGCGCCGCAGCGGTTGGCGCGACGGCAGCGTCCGGCGCATCGAGCACGGCCGTCACGACGAGCGCGAAGAAAACGAAGAGCGCGCTCGGCGCCTCGAGCGCCTCAGACGCCTCGGCGTCCGGCGCCGCCGCTGCCGCCCCGGCCAAAAAACCGCGCAAGCCGCGCCCCGCCAGCGAGCCCCCCGACGTCGCCATCGCGCCGCCGTCCCGCGACGAGAATTCGCCGTCCGCCGCTCCCTCCACGCCGGCCTCGTCCGGTATCGACGATTAA
- a CDS encoding HpcH/HpaI aldolase family protein, with translation MSALTNPLKQRLKEADPLYGLWLSLGSENAAEALAHAGFDWLCIDMEHAPNDSGDVTAQLRAIAAAHLPSEPVVRVPAKDPWLVKRVLDAGARTIMFPNIESADEAAHAVRLTQYQNSDSPEGLRGVAGAVRAAAFGMRRDYVMSANAQIATIVQIESARALENVEAIAATPGVDCLFIGPADLSASLGHLGDTKHPEVLAAIARIVDAAQRAGVATGIFALDSAGARQYRDAGFRFIALAADVMWLLRATRQALQEVRS, from the coding sequence GTCGCTAGGCAGCGAGAACGCGGCCGAGGCGCTCGCGCATGCCGGCTTCGACTGGCTTTGCATCGACATGGAACACGCGCCGAACGATTCCGGCGACGTCACCGCGCAGCTGCGCGCGATTGCCGCTGCGCACTTGCCGAGCGAGCCTGTCGTGCGCGTGCCGGCCAAAGACCCGTGGCTCGTGAAGCGCGTGCTCGACGCAGGCGCGCGCACGATCATGTTCCCGAACATCGAATCGGCCGACGAAGCGGCGCACGCAGTGCGTCTCACGCAATACCAGAACTCGGATTCGCCCGAAGGCTTGCGCGGCGTGGCCGGCGCGGTGCGCGCGGCCGCCTTCGGCATGCGGCGCGACTACGTGATGAGCGCCAACGCACAGATCGCGACGATCGTGCAGATCGAATCGGCGCGCGCGCTCGAAAACGTCGAGGCAATTGCGGCGACGCCGGGCGTCGACTGCTTGTTCATCGGCCCGGCCGATCTGTCGGCGAGCCTTGGTCATCTTGGCGACACCAAGCATCCGGAAGTCCTGGCGGCGATCGCGCGCATCGTGGACGCGGCGCAGCGCGCCGGCGTCGCCACCGGCATTTTCGCGCTCGACAGCGCCGGCGCGCGCCAGTATCGCGACGCCGGCTTTCGATTCATCGCGCTTGCGGCCGACGTCATGTGGCTCTTGCGAGCGACGCGGCAAGCGTTACAGGAGGTGCGGTCATGA
- the mreD gene encoding rod shape-determining protein MreD has product MNRPQYILLPVNPYFIAFSLAAAFLLNLMPWGRLVAVPDFVALVLLFWNVHQPRKVGMGIAFLLGILMDVHNASLLGEHALAYTLLSYGAITIHRRVLWMTLGVQMFAVAPLLVGAQIVPFMIRLLMGAAFPGWGYLINGFVEAALWPIASTLLLMPQRRPEDPDDTRPI; this is encoded by the coding sequence ATGAACCGCCCGCAATACATCTTGCTGCCGGTGAATCCGTACTTCATCGCGTTCAGTCTCGCCGCCGCGTTCCTGCTGAACCTGATGCCGTGGGGGCGCCTTGTCGCCGTGCCCGACTTCGTCGCGCTCGTACTGCTGTTCTGGAACGTGCACCAGCCACGCAAAGTCGGCATGGGCATCGCGTTCCTGCTCGGCATCCTGATGGACGTGCACAACGCGAGCCTGCTCGGCGAGCACGCGCTCGCCTACACGCTGCTCTCGTATGGCGCGATCACGATTCACCGGCGCGTGCTGTGGATGACGCTCGGCGTGCAGATGTTCGCCGTCGCGCCGCTCCTGGTCGGCGCGCAGATCGTGCCGTTCATGATTCGTCTCTTGATGGGCGCCGCGTTTCCCGGCTGGGGCTATCTGATCAACGGCTTCGTCGAAGCCGCGCTGTGGCCGATCGCGAGCACGCTGCTCCTGATGCCGCAGCGCCGCCCGGAAGATCCGGACGACACCCGGCCGATCTGA
- a CDS encoding tetratricopeptide repeat protein — MSKRATTTASAQLAWAISAWARPAQAIATWAGAALIGVFAASGAAHAQTVKKEAPDAETQTAVADYNAGNLPAALKEFRDAAEHGSRLAEFNYAMMLLNGEGTQANVEEGKKWLRKAADANMSHAQYVYGKMYDDGDFVARDPAEAHRWFLKAAQQGHVQAELALANQFLDGRGTTRDNQQAFVWYKKAAEGGDMTAQYVTGSFYERGGDGVEQNLNVARAYYAAAAAQGDPAARLKYQQLSTQLQQQAKPQTQPQ, encoded by the coding sequence ATGAGCAAACGGGCTACGACGACGGCTTCGGCCCAATTGGCCTGGGCCATATCGGCCTGGGCCAGACCGGCGCAGGCCATCGCGACCTGGGCGGGCGCGGCGCTCATCGGCGTCTTCGCGGCGAGCGGAGCCGCCCACGCGCAGACGGTGAAGAAGGAAGCCCCCGACGCGGAAACGCAAACGGCCGTCGCCGACTACAACGCCGGCAATTTGCCCGCCGCGTTGAAGGAATTCCGCGACGCCGCCGAGCACGGCAGCCGCCTGGCCGAATTCAACTACGCGATGATGCTGTTGAACGGCGAGGGCACGCAGGCCAACGTCGAGGAAGGCAAGAAATGGCTGCGCAAGGCGGCCGATGCGAACATGTCGCACGCGCAGTACGTGTACGGCAAGATGTACGACGATGGCGACTTCGTTGCGCGCGATCCGGCGGAGGCGCATCGCTGGTTTCTGAAAGCCGCGCAGCAAGGCCACGTGCAGGCTGAACTCGCGCTCGCGAATCAGTTTCTCGACGGACGCGGCACGACGCGCGACAACCAGCAGGCGTTCGTCTGGTACAAGAAGGCGGCCGAGGGCGGCGACATGACCGCGCAATACGTGACGGGATCGTTCTACGAACGCGGCGGAGATGGCGTCGAGCAGAATCTGAACGTGGCGCGCGCGTACTACGCGGCGGCTGCGGCGCAGGGCGATCCGGCGGCGCGCCTGAAATACCAGCAGCTCAGCACGCAATTGCAGCAACAGGCCAAGCCGCAAACGCAGCCGCAGTAG
- a CDS encoding rod shape-determining protein, with product MFGFLRSYFSNDLAIDLGTANTLIYMRGKGVVLDEPSVVSIRQEGGPNGKKTIQAVGKEAKQMLGKVPGNIEAIRPMKDGVIADFTVTEQMIKQFIKMAHESRMFSPSPRIIICVPCGSTQVERRAIKEAAHGAGASQVYLIEEPMAAAIGAGLPVSEATGSMVVDIGGGTTEVGVISLGGIVYKGSVRVGGDKFDEAIVNYIRRNYGMLIGEQTAESIKKEIGSAFPGSEVKEIEVKGRNLSEGIPRSFTISSNEILEALTDPLNQIVSSVKIALEQTPPELGADIAERGMMLTGGGALLRDLDRLLAEETGLPVLVAEDPLTCVVRGSGMALERMDKLGSIFSYE from the coding sequence ATGTTCGGTTTTTTGCGCAGCTACTTCTCCAACGATCTGGCGATTGACCTCGGCACGGCCAACACGCTCATCTACATGCGTGGCAAGGGTGTCGTTCTCGACGAACCGTCCGTCGTCTCCATCCGCCAAGAAGGCGGTCCCAACGGCAAGAAGACCATTCAGGCAGTCGGCAAGGAAGCCAAGCAGATGCTCGGCAAGGTGCCGGGCAACATCGAGGCGATCCGCCCGATGAAGGACGGCGTGATCGCCGACTTCACCGTCACCGAGCAGATGATCAAGCAGTTCATCAAGATGGCGCACGAATCGCGGATGTTCTCGCCGTCGCCGCGCATCATCATCTGCGTGCCGTGCGGCTCCACCCAAGTCGAGCGCCGCGCGATCAAGGAAGCCGCGCACGGCGCGGGCGCCTCCCAGGTCTACCTGATCGAAGAGCCGATGGCCGCCGCGATCGGCGCGGGCCTGCCGGTGTCGGAAGCCACGGGCTCTATGGTCGTCGATATCGGCGGCGGCACGACCGAAGTCGGCGTGATCTCGCTCGGCGGCATCGTCTACAAGGGCTCGGTGCGCGTCGGCGGCGACAAGTTCGACGAGGCGATCGTCAACTACATCCGCCGCAACTACGGCATGCTGATCGGCGAGCAAACCGCCGAATCGATCAAGAAGGAAATCGGCTCGGCGTTCCCGGGCTCCGAAGTCAAGGAAATCGAAGTCAAGGGCCGCAACCTGTCGGAAGGCATTCCGCGCAGCTTCACGATCTCCAGCAACGAAATCCTCGAAGCGCTGACCGATCCGCTGAACCAGATCGTCTCGTCGGTGAAGATCGCGCTCGAACAAACCCCGCCGGAACTGGGCGCCGACATCGCCGAGCGCGGCATGATGCTGACGGGCGGCGGCGCACTCCTGCGCGATCTCGACCGCCTGCTCGCCGAAGAAACCGGCTTGCCGGTGCTGGTCGCCGAAGACCCGCTGACGTGTGTCGTGCGCGGCTCGGGCATGGCTCTCGAGCGCATGGACAAGCTCGGCAGCATCTTCTCGTACGAGTGA
- the rodA gene encoding rod shape-determining protein RodA, translating to MQFDKRVWIERAKQMFAGFDRPLALTVFLLLCVGIVTLYSATLDMPGKVEDQLRNIVFTFILMWVLANVPPTTLMRFAVPLYSVGIALLIGVAVFGITKKGAKRWINVGVVIQPSELLKIATPLMLAWYYQKRETGLRWWDFLVGFAILAVPVGLIAKQPDLGTAMLVFAAGLFVIYFAGLSFKLIAPVLVAVVISVALIATFQDKICQPEVQWPLMHDYQKHRVCTLLDPTSDPLGKGFHTIQAVIAIGSGGPLGKGWLKGTQAHLEFIPEKHTDFIFAVFSEEFGLAGGVVLLVLYTLLIARGLYVAANGATLFGRLLAGSLTMAFFTYAFVNIGMVSGILPVVGVPLPFMSYGGTALTTLGVAVGLIMSVGRQKRLMKS from the coding sequence ATGCAATTCGACAAGCGTGTCTGGATCGAACGCGCCAAGCAGATGTTCGCGGGCTTCGATCGCCCGCTCGCGCTGACGGTGTTCCTGTTGCTGTGCGTCGGCATCGTGACGCTCTATAGCGCGACGCTCGACATGCCGGGCAAGGTCGAAGACCAGCTGCGCAACATCGTCTTCACCTTCATCCTCATGTGGGTGCTCGCCAACGTGCCGCCCACGACGCTGATGCGATTCGCCGTGCCGCTCTATTCGGTCGGGATCGCGCTCCTCATCGGCGTCGCGGTATTCGGGATCACGAAGAAGGGTGCAAAGCGCTGGATCAACGTGGGCGTCGTGATCCAACCGTCCGAACTCTTGAAGATCGCCACGCCGCTCATGCTCGCGTGGTACTACCAGAAGCGCGAAACCGGGCTGCGATGGTGGGACTTTCTCGTCGGCTTCGCCATTCTTGCGGTGCCGGTCGGCCTGATCGCCAAGCAGCCGGACCTCGGCACGGCGATGCTCGTGTTCGCCGCGGGCCTCTTCGTCATCTATTTCGCCGGCCTGTCGTTCAAGCTGATCGCGCCGGTGCTGGTCGCCGTCGTCATTTCGGTGGCGTTGATCGCGACGTTCCAGGACAAGATCTGCCAGCCCGAGGTGCAGTGGCCGTTGATGCACGACTACCAGAAGCACCGCGTCTGCACGCTGCTCGACCCGACCTCCGATCCGCTCGGCAAAGGCTTCCACACGATCCAGGCCGTCATCGCGATCGGCTCGGGCGGCCCGCTCGGCAAGGGCTGGCTGAAAGGCACGCAGGCGCACCTCGAGTTCATCCCCGAAAAACATACCGACTTCATCTTCGCCGTGTTCTCGGAGGAGTTCGGGCTCGCGGGCGGAGTCGTGCTGCTCGTGCTCTATACGTTGCTGATCGCGCGCGGGCTCTACGTCGCCGCAAACGGGGCGACGCTGTTCGGACGATTATTGGCCGGCTCGCTCACGATGGCGTTCTTCACCTACGCGTTCGTCAACATCGGGATGGTGAGCGGGATACTGCCGGTCGTCGGCGTGCCGCTGCCGTTCATGAGCTATGGCGGCACCGCGCTCACCACGCTCGGCGTCGCGGTCGGCCTCATCATGAGCGTCGGGCGGCAGAAGCGGCTCATGAAGTCATGA